The Telopea speciosissima isolate NSW1024214 ecotype Mountain lineage chromosome 11, Tspe_v1, whole genome shotgun sequence genome includes the window TCGTTATAGTATCTTTCAAGTTTCTGGATAAAAAGTGTTGttaatttaaagggaaaatcttCTTTGTGCAGAGGGCGTAGATTGCGGCCAGACATATGGGGATGGgaaaaatgatcaccccaccccttGAATGGTGGAAATGTCGCCCTCATGTATTTGAGCGCAACCTGAGTTGTGACACAAAAAACATCAACACTAATTTAAAAATATAAGTCAAATACATAGTATAATGTgttttttcaccaaaaacctgGGGAACTCTATTAatacccaataaaaaaaatagtgaaagttagattatttttaaattctggGCATGTGATGATAAATTAGTCTTTAGTGGATTGCAAATAAGACATAAGAATGACATCACTCTATCTATGTCAtgattaggggtgtaaatgaatagccaaaattcgtttctgtatccgtttagcattattcGAATCCGCCCAAAAattaaacggatgcggatatgaatggctatagctatccaaaaagctatatttacatgtaaacggataaaatatccgatccatatctgtgtctgtatccgtttagcactattcgaatctgtccgatagctaatcgaatgcaaatgcggatatagcactatccgagccgaatccgatccgtttacagccctagtcATGATGGATTAGTCGTATGAAGTCATCATTTTGTTATTATCGGATTTTCCTTCCAATTCAATTGACGAAAAATGTTCACATGTGGTCCAGCCTCCATGTTGACCGGATTTTCCTCTCAATTCCTGTTCGTTTCCATGTAAATGGGAAATTtacattaaaatattattttttgggaagagCTTGCTTCCTGGTAGCATGGCCATGCAGCAGCacgggccaatgagagcacatgcgCATGGGTATCAatatagatgtaatttttaatcTAATAGGAGACATGGTAATTATTTTGTACGTTTCTATGTTTTGGCACAAGTTCCACGTGACAAGGCAGGGTTCTTTTACCTATTATCGTTTTTACATACATGTTATCTAAAATTTTCCATGTAAGTGCTTCTTACCAAGAAACGATTAAATTCTtaacaagaagaaaggaaaagtagTTGGGTTTAGTTTCAAACAAGAATGGTAGGTGGGATTTttataccaatttttttttattatcgtatttatatttatttacttatttatttttttgatgtttAATGACACATGACTAATCCAAACCATGTCAACGGTATATCTAtcaaaatcatttgatcaattttCCCTAGTCTAAATGAATTAATTGATGTTGATAGATAACATTTATTCTATTTTTGAATTTGCTTGTAGGGGTGACGATGTTCAAGTAGATAATTGGTTGATCCCATCTAACAAGAATGGCCAGGGTACTGAATGGATCATTCGTGATAGCCAGACCTGTAGAACTCTCACACGAGCTACTAGGTTTGGAATACTAGTAATTTTATCTCAATTAATAAATTTACctgttttgtaattaattttcttatctcgtAGATCTaaataatttcttattttaaaatCAAGTGGCTTAATTTAGTTGATCATATTTGTTATTTAACCTGCAGTGTGTTCGTGATgatgaataaaaaaacaagaaaactatCGAAAATGCCAGAGGAGGTCAAAAGAGAAATGGAAACTCATTACATAGACTATCTTCCTACTCCTATTGCAGATGAGGATAGCAATAGAATAGTAAAGTTTGATTACAATAATATGGATTATGTTCGAACCGGTTTAACAGTAAGTATATATATCAGATTATTTTGATATCATTATATTTACAGCTTTGGTTTTTTTACTAATTACTTTTCTAATAATGACTTTTTAAACTCCTAATCTGCAGCCTCGTTGGAGTGATTTGGATGCCAATCAACACGTGAACAATGTGAAATACATTGGGTTGATGCTTGAGGTTAAATTCTTTCTTTTGCagatttgtttggttttggtttttgttttttgttttttgttttttgttttttatgtttttttttatttttattttttttaacttaagaTGGTGTAaccagggttttaagaatcggaaTTGGATCAGTGAATCCTTCGATTCGGATCAGAATTGGCTATGATCAATCCGATACGGTCGATTCAcacccaaacccaagaaattccCTATTTTTGGATCTGAGgatcgattctagggttcttgagtACCTATTCAAGCATAGTCCAATCCGATCCGGATCCAAATCACCAATGACTGATTCAGTGTTTCAAAACCCTGGGTGCAACTCTAGCCAGGCTGGGCAccgtttggatttttttttgtttttttggattgttAATGAGGCCAAGGCTTGATGTGGTTCAAATTTAGACCTAAGTTGTGTAGAAATAAATACTTATAACCATGCAAAATTCTGGATTGGCAAGATTGCCTCAGATTACTGAGAATGAACCACCGCTATAaatttataacaaaaaaaaaaattaaaaaatttttcTCAATACCCAAATCCTTATACAACCTCTATGATACCCATTCAAAGTagggctattttttttttttttgggcctgattttgaattttcaagCCGGGCTTTAataccacttgttagagaaTTTATAGGATAGAATTCATCCTCAGAAGGTAGTCTTTAAGGAAAAGGTATCCAAATCCTTAAAAACCCCTATATTATCCATTCATATTCGATGTGtgactattttattttttttactttatccTGGACTTCCCAACCCTACCACCCCCGAACCCCCACCATAGACCTTTTGGAATACAAGAAATCAAACCCCGAACAAGTTTTACCCATTAATCTATCTACTACTTGCCCATTAGGCCTTAACAAATCCTCTTTGTGATGATGTGGTTCAAATTCTTCTTAGGGTTTCTTATGAAGTTTTATTTGGCATATATTAATGAATAtaagatgatgatggtgatattGCAGAGTGTTCCCATTTCAATCTTGGAGGGCCATGAGATTTCTGAGGTCAATGTAGAGTACAGAAGGGAATGTGGGATGGATGATGCATTGCAGTCCCTGACTTCTGTTTGTAGTCAAGAAGCAAGtgctggaggaggaggagcaggtcaTCATGAGTGTTTACACTTACTGCGTTCTGAGAATGGAGCTGTGGTTGCTAGAGGGAGGACCAAGTGGAGACCCAAATAGAATATTCAAACAATTAAGGCCTAAAGTGTGGGAGATAATAACAATTAACAACTCTGTTTTAATTTCCTATTTTGTTGCTCTTTTGATGTCTAAAGATAAATGGATAATTTGTATGTATATCAGACAGATGTTTGGGAAGCAATAATATCAAAGTTATGAACCTTTTTACTTTGAAGAGTTTCAAGTTAGATAtttcaatttggatcttctGCTGCCGCCTGCCTGTGAGAGGTTCCCGTGTCGCCAGCGAGCAGCCTCTCACAGGCAGGGCGTGGATCTCACCTGGGCAGGGTGCTCGAGCAGTGGGTAGAGCTGTCATTTCACCCCTGCCTGTATGAGGCTGCACGCCGGCTGCATGAGCAGCTGAGGATCCGAATCCTAGATATTTACTTGGGTTTTTGCTAGAGTCTTGGGCTGGGCCTGCAGCCCAAGCCTGCCCATGTATTAAGTAGGCAGCATTTCCCAGCCCAACCCATTTATAATTAATACATCAGGATCACCTGCACAGAAATtaatatggaaaaataaaagattagcTTGATTTTTGGTCTTTAGTTTCATGCATGGTAGGAGAATTGATAAAGGGAATAGAGATCATACTGATTTGAATGAAGTGAAAAAAAACACGATCTTTGTTGTCTAATAGAACAAAGACTAATACCCCcccaaaagtcggttaaccttatgggattggtgtgtggtttgtgtgattacactttcttaaaaaaaaaaacaaagactaaTACCATAATGAGTCAATTAAAATCAAATCCATCAGGAATTTGAGTGGGATTATGTTTTAATACCGAGATATAGTTTTTTGTTAAATATTGATAATCTTATCTGTTACTGTTGATGGCATTGCCAAAGGTGGGGCtgataagattttttttgtctctGAATTCGTCTAGGAATGCTTGGATGTTAACCttgtaatatttatttattttttttaatacttgctgacctttagcaaaaaaataaataaaaaaacagttAAGATCAAATCTATTTATCAAGGGAAATTATCAACAACACCCCCTCTGATAGCCCATCAAATTAATGTCACCCCACTAAGCACCAAAATTTCAATTCTAGCCCAAAAACTAACGGAAAAAACATTGTAACTGTTAATTACTGATGTCATCATGTTAGTATTTTTGTAAAGACATATTTGCCCTTGTTTTATTCaatacctttatttttttattcctttttctttccttcttctccttctgctgttttTTCCCACACATCACATTGCCTTGCTGCCACTACAGCCGCCGCTACCATCACCACCCCCTGTCCCCTCCAACCCTCCTTCTCTCGCGCCCTTGCAACCCCGCCACATCCCTCTCCAGTCTCCCCGTCCCCACATTGGACAAATCCAACTCttcaatcatcttcttcagatccAATTTCTCACTAGAATCCATTGTTcatttgggtttgaaaccctaatccaGCAGAAGACCCTTGGAAGCCATTGTTCATCtggtttgaaaccctaatccattACCTCCAAGGCCAACACAAGAACCATGGCCATGGCCATTTAGCCCTGCTAACATGGCATTGATGTCATTTCCCTTATCAAGAAAGCATTCCTCAAATCCTCAAGAACCTTCACAGTATCAACCCCTTTCGTGTTCAACTCAATGAACTCATTCAACCAGGATACTGGGAAAGGAGATGCAAAAGAAAGGAATCAGGGTTAGGAACCCAAAATAGTGACGGAAGAGAATCTCAACCAAGATTctagaaatggagaagaaacaaaagaacatAGGGATCCAAAACtcaagagagaaacagagagtcTTATCCGAGACCTTAAGATTGGAGATGAAACAGAAGGGAAGCAAGATCACGAAcctaaaagagaaatagaggagACTCTCAATTAAGATTTTAGGAAAGGagatgaaacaaaagaaaatggggATCCAAAACCgaagagagaaacaaagatTCTCATTGAAGATCCTAGGATTGAAGATGAAACAGAAGGGAGTCAAGATCAAAAACctaaaagagaaacagagaatgATCTCAACCAAAATTTAAACAGCAGAGCTGAAGAAACAGAATCATTGTGGATATGAATTTATGAATAAGACATGGACAGACGACAGGTTTGTTTTGTAATTGGAATGTAAGAATTGGAGGAAGTTTTTCCCACCACTTTCTGATCTTCTTAGAACTATAGTGTCTTACACAGTGACTTGTGCTCAGGATGTAAAAAATTGTGCACAATGGtattgttgcgtgtgaaaacctccgtcagGCAGTTTACCTAAGGATGGGCCTGCAAAAACCGATttagcacaagagagccggtgtgacTCCAGCcaaggactctctgatgcttaagtcaggtctccaaagCAACAACGGTTCAACTAAAtgaaagtgagatgagcgtttaaGCTCTATACCTGAGTACTTATAGAGCGAGGATAGGGCAGTGGAGAAGAGTCCTCGTATGGGAACTATTTTCAGTAGGAGTCTTCAAAGGTGGAGTCGTATTCGGAAGGGGACTCTTCGCTTGGCAAGAGTCTTTATTGAATGCAATACGATCCCATCTTTGGATAGCAATCTGATCCAGCTGAGCTGGCGTATCCCGCGAATGTCGGTGTGCCTGACGTGGCTCCATGACCTGTAATATGAGAGCTCGGCTCTGTGTTCTTACCCCATGGCCGACATCAGAGTGGTTGGCTAGGCTTATGGTTCTGGCAGACTCGGCTAGACCGTCAACCGTGGCGATAATGGCAGTTGGGCCGATGCTAGAGATGTTGACCTCATCGTCAGGGCCTAGTGCATGCATCTCGACTGTGTTGCAGACCATTGAGGATTCGACCACATTATTGACCTTGGAGGGCTTGACTTTGCTATTGGCCATGGAGGATTCGTCCATGCTGCCAACCCTGGAGCACTAGGCTTGGTGCCTCTGACAGACGACTAAGATTGGAGTGGTCAACCAAGTTGACGCCTCTGACGAGGTCGACCTAGGTTGCCGACCTGGGAGGTCTCAGCTAGGTCAAGGATAGAGGTCTCGGTAGAGCTAAGGATGGACACGTCGGCCACGTGATCTGTTTGCGGAGGACTTGGCCATGTAGCTGATTCCGAAGTGCTCGGCCGCATACTCGTCCTATCATCTAGTTCTTTCTTAGGCCGTGGTAATTCGCTCGGCCACATGTCATCCACTGATGGGTTGGTGTTTTTATGGTTCATCACTtgcccccactcatcaaggctcaGATGACCTTGGTGAGTATGTCTCTTGGTGTGCCGATCACTAGCTCTCGCTCTCGAGGTCGACTTCTCCAGACTCAGAAGACTTGTACGGATCCTGACATTGAATGCTATCACTGACACGTCAGGCGACGCTTCGTCGTTCGTGCGATACGTCACTAGGCGATATCATTACACTTGAGTATTCGAACTGTAACTCATCGGGGACCGTTGGATCGATCGAAAGCTTCCTGATCATTGGATCTTATCATTTTGGTTACCCCTCATTCCCTATAAATAGATAACTATTTTCCTTCATTTGCACTTGCTTCCGATTTCAGAGCACTCAGATTCTCAAGCGCTTGGCTTTCTCATGATCAGAGTTTCAAGCGTTCAGCTTTCCTTCGCCTTCAACCTCGGCATCCAATAAGTCTTCTAACCCTTAGTGATGTCAGTTGGTAGTGGGTTAGAAGAGGAAGTCCTCGATGAACTGCGAGAGATTATGCAGCTGAGCCAAGCGTTCAACTTGCAGTCGCTGTTGGATGACACTCTTGATAAGGGCTCGGACGAGCCCAGATTGGTTGATCCTCAACATTTCGGCAATGCCGAGGTTCCTCTGTTTCTAGAGTCAGAACATCCTACCCAATCCTCTACCGAAGAACATGAGGGGGATTTGGGGTCATCCTCGAAAGAAGGTGAGGCTTCTGACGAAGATAGGTCTTCTGACAACGAGGAAGATGGGTCGGCAAGTTCATCTTCTGAAGTTCCTGAGCAGACTGAGGGTAGTATCGGGTCGGTGGAGAGCAATATTACTTAGGCCAATCTCGTGGACTTTAGGGAGCGATATGGGATTCCCAAGAGTATCTGACTCTGAGTTCCCAGGCCTCAGGAGTTGGCCTATTTTATTAGGCCTAGCAAAGTGGCCTTGTACGAGATCACTTTTAAGTATGCCTTCCGTTTTTCGGTTCTTCGCCTGGTGGACGAGATTTTAGATCATTTCCACCTATCCCCAGGCCATCTGACCCCAAATGCATGGCTTCTCATGTATGGCTTCCACGTTTTCTTTGGCAGAATGGGTCAGATAGAGTCTGTGGCCCTTTTTCCCCAAGTCTGGTACTTGAAGAAATTCAAGGATAACAGGTGGTATTATTTCGCTCGTCAACCCCAAAACTGCTTGACTCTGAACGCTTGTAAATACTTGGCTCGTGTACCGAGTTCCAACAAACATTAGAAGCCTcaatttttctttgcttctatcCTCAACTGTCCGATTAGGACCAGGTGGAAGCAAATCAAGTTGAAGTACGTCAACCGGGTGTCGCCCCTAAACGAGTACGATCAAACTTCGTACAACCAAATCCTTCGGCATACACCTTTTAATGTGTTGCAACTTCTAGAGCAGGGCTTCCTCCGACTGTGGAGTCTGACCCCGGGTAGGTAGTCTATGCCGACCTCTTATACTTGTAATTTTTATGTAATCAATTTGCTCATCCTCTTTTTTTTGCAGTGGCAGGTGATCTCCCTCAGTTAGACTCGGCTCGGATGAAGGCTGAGCTtttggaagagaagaagaagaaggcggcCGAAAAGGCCAAGACTAAGGCCGAGAAATCTAAGGCCAAAACAGTGACTGACCTGAGCAAGAAGGACATCATCCTCGGTATTGTGGCCGATACTGCCAAGGCTGCTGCCATTGACCTAAAGAGGAAGGAGCGTGACGAGCTGAGTTTAAGGGTGGACAAGCGGTCCAAGCCCATGATTTTGGTTAACCTGACCGGTTCCACTCCTCCCGAGGTTCCACTCAACTCTATATCCAGGTCAAGGGACTTAGCTGAGGATGTCACTGCTTATCCTACCCTAGGGAGGGCCTCATCGAGTAACGTCCCCATCCGACCCGTCTGGCGGCTATTCCAAGGGGATTCCACGGTGCGTTCAATCGCCCATGCTCAGGAATGGTTGGACGTGGGTAGGCTACCCGTCGATTGAGCCTATTTGTCTGACCTGAGTGATGTCGAGTTATCGGCCACCCTCTTTTAAGTCATGGCTCTGGTAAGCTTCCTGTATTGGATGGGACTATGTGCCTCCTTTCATTGGGGCTTTTTAATATACTTCCCTTTCATCTTTATAGGGTTTCTCTAAGGCTACCGAGGCAGCTCTTCGGCTCGACATGCTGGCCTCGGACAATGGTTCCATTGAGGAACAACCTAAGAAGGCTGGGGAAGAGGCCAAAAAGGCCATCTAATCTCGTAAGGACGAGGGCAAGAGGAAGCAGGGCGAGACCGAGCTTGAGACTTTAAGGAACTCGGTGAAGATCTAAAATGAgaagtgggaaaaaaagtcCAGAACTTAAAGGCTGAGCTCGAAGGTCTGAGGGAGAAGGCTGAGGCCGATGTACGCAAGGCTCGAGAGGCGGCTGTGGATGAGTACCTAGGGTCGGCGGACTTCTGTGAGTTGCTTCATCGGATGAGCAAGCCCACTTATGCCTCAGGATTTAATAATGGTCGGGCAGAGATTCTCAAGGATTTTGTACTTGTGTCCAATTTGTTCCTTTAATATTACGGAAAGCCTTAACATTGATTGGTCAGTCCTAGAACCTCGAGTCGGCCAATCTGTGAgtattggtcttatgactttgaatttgctgacctatgagggtcgatcttcggGGTCGACCCACCTATGAGGATTGGTTTTACGACCTTAGTATTGTCGACTTGTGAGGGTCAGTCTCCGGGGGTCGGCCAATCTATGAagattggtcttatgaccttagtattgccgacctatgagggtcggtcttcgggGTTGGCCAATCTataaggattggtcttatgaccttAGTATTGCCGACCTACAagggttggtctttggggttggccaatctatgaggattggtctgaTGACCTTGAatttgtcgacctatgagggtcagtcttcAGGTCAACCAacctatgaggattggtcttatgactttgaaTTTGTCGACCTATGatggtcggtcttcgaggttgGCCAacctatgaggattggtcttatgaccttgATTAATACACCATTTGAAATGAACTATGAACTCGGATGAGAACTTCACTTTATTGATGCCaaatcttcaaaattttcaaaatttcaaaatacaCTTTGCCTACAACCGAGGCTTACAAATAACTTCTACTGATAAAATTTCTTTAAGTTCTCAGAATTCCAAAGTCGGggtatcttcttgccccccagagtctttaagcgatacgtccctagtcggatctgcttggagactatgtacgatCTTTCCCAATTTGGCGTGAGCTTTTCTTGTTCCTTCAGTTGAAATGCACTAGCCTTTCTTAGGACGAGGTGCCCTTGACAGAATAGTTGTTACTTCACTCTAGAGTTATAATACTTGGCCATTC containing:
- the LOC122645080 gene encoding palmitoyl-acyl carrier protein thioesterase, chloroplastic-like, whose protein sequence is MAATVGGITLLVPFPTSTPAKRTTRMMLGRKSDSSSSSSSNGVSPVKANGVGTILKMATEKQWKLLDRREREDDQHVMIGDPFGLGEVVKDMRIFCENFTIRSYDMGPNRTASIETLMNLLQETALNNIKNMGILKDGLGSTPEMSGRSLIWVLSKMHVVVDHYPSWGDDVQVDNWLIPSNKNGQGTEWIIRDSQTCRTLTRATSVFVMMNKKTRKLSKMPEEVKREMETHYIDYLPTPIADEDSNRIVKFDYNNMDYVRTGLTPRWSDLDANQHVNNVKYIGLMLESVPISILEGHEISEVNVEYRRECGMDDALQSLTSVCSQEASAGGGGAGHHECLHLLRSENGAVVARGRTKWRPK